A stretch of the Lactuca sativa cultivar Salinas chromosome 9, Lsat_Salinas_v11, whole genome shotgun sequence genome encodes the following:
- the LOC111879964 gene encoding uncharacterized protein LOC111879964, translating to MDLNPHQMHTYMSASDPVSCVFATTTHDHRIHLIAQDSYVAHIEHMTPWMKQLLPSQLVSTPQEQRYLLDTTNPSGYLIFIALVEISNNIQPSKETRKDNQVSYYEMPFLQVIRGCLLQGHTGIHREDNMELLYVLHGQEGGVTHVQFSKDGNYLWKIMKEAEVIRRGKEEMRLLMTVEVQIQHLGKFLRFHLCKENKDTQRKEDRRARLQAQFS from the exons ATGGACCTAAATCCTCATCAAATGCATACTTACATGTCTGCTTCAG ATCCAGTCTCTTGTGTGTTTGCAACCACCACTCATGACCATCGTATTCATCTTATAGCACAGGACAG CTATGTTGCACATATCGAGCATATGACGCCATGGATGAAACAACTGTTGCCTTCTCAATTGGTGTCAACCCCTCAGGAACAAA GATATTTGTTGGATACAACAAATCCATCAGGATATTTGATATTCATCGCCCTGGTAGAGATTTCCAACAACATTCAACCATCCAAGGAAACAAGGAAGGACAATCAG GTATCATATTATGAAATGCCTTTTCTCCAAGTCATACGGGGATGCTTGCTACAGGGTCATACAGGGATACATAGAGAAGATAATATGGAGCTCTTATATGTCCTACATGGTCAAGAAGGTGGGGTTACACAT gTTCAATTCTCCAAAGATGGGAATTATCTTTGGAAAATAATGAAAGAGGCAGAGGTAATAAGAAGAGGAAAGGAAGAGATGAGACTCCTTATGACAGTAGAGGTTCAGATCCAGCATCTTGGAAAGTTCCTCAG ATTTCATCTTTGTAAGGAAAACAAGGATACACAACGTAAGGAAGACAGAAGGGCAAGATTGCAG GCACAGTTCTCATAG